A stretch of DNA from Candidatus Pseudomonas phytovorans:
CCCTCCGTCGAACCAGATCGTGCATATTTTCAGCGAGATGGGCGTGCGCGTCGAAGACCTTTACCAGCCCTACTGGATCGAGGGAAAGATGCAGGTTAGAGCCTCCAGCAGCGAGCTGGCCGACGCCGGCTACCAGATGGAAGCCGAGAAAATATACGCTTATGAGCTGAAATGAGAACCGCTTCGAATTCGTAACGCCGCTTCTTTGAGCTGGGTCAAACAATCCGTTTAGACAGCTCCGTACCATTGGACTACTCGATTAATAACGTCCTTTGGGAGCTTCCATGAACAAGTCTTTGCTCGGCGCCTCGCTTGTGGCCCTTGCGCTCGCCGCCCCTGCCGCCCACGCCTACCAGGCAGGGGACATGATCCTGCGCGCAGGCGCCATCACCACTGCCCCGAACGAGAGCAGCGGCGACCTGAAGTTCGACGGTAACAAGGTGTCTGGCACCAAAGCGACCCTGGACAGCGACACCCAATTGGGCCTGACCTTTGCCTACATGCTCACCGACCATATCGGCCTGGAACTGCTGGCAGCCACCCCGTTCAAGCACACCGTCGGCGTAAAAGGCCTGGGCGGCGGGCTGGACGGCAAGCTGGCGGACATCAAGCAACTGCCGCCGACCCTGTCGCTGCAGTACTACCCGATGGAGCCGAATTCGCGCTTCCAGCCGTACGCCGGTGTCGGTATCAACTACACACTGTTCTTTGACGAAGACCTGAGCAGCGCCCGCAAGCAACAAGGCTTCAGCAACCTCAAGCTGCAGGATTCGGTAGGTATTGCCGGCCAGTTGGGCATGGACTACATGCTGACCGACAACCTGCTGGTCAACGCCTCCGTCTGGTATGTCGACATCGACACCAAGGCCAGCGTCAACGGGCCGACCGCGCTGGGTTACAGCAAGACCAAGGTAAACGTCGAAGTAGACCCATGGGTTTACATGGTCGGCCTTGGCTACAAGTTCTGACCTGAACACTGCAGGGCGGCTTCGGCCGCCCTTGCGCGCTGTAGCCATAGCCAGTAGCCCAGCGCTGTTGCGCTGATGGCCATGCCAAGCCCACACACCGCAGCCCAACCCCAGTGGGCATGCACCCAACTCGCAAGCACCGCCCCCAGCCCGCTGCCAAGCGAATAGCAGCACATGTAGGCGCCAATCAAGCGGCTGGCCATCGCGCCACGCCCTGCCAGCAACAACGTCTGGTTGGTGACATGCACCGCCTGCACGGCAAAGTCCAGCATCAGCACACCGAGCACGAAGACCAGTAGCGAATGCCCGATAAAGGCCGTGGGCAACCACGACAGCGTCAGCACGGCCAGCGCCAGCCCGGTGGTGCGCTCTCCCAGACCCTGGTCGGCCAGGCGACCGGCGCGCGATGCCGCCAAAGTACCTGCAACACCTGCCAGGCCGAACAGGCCGATCTCTGTATGGCTCAAAGCCAATGGCGCAGCGCTGAGGGGCATGACCATGGTGCTCCATAGCACACTGAACGCAGCGAAGATCAACACGCCAAACACACCACGCTGGCGCAGCAGCCGGTCTTCCCGATACAGACGCCACTGGGACACGAGCATCGCCCGATAACCCGACCGCTGCAATGGCGGTTGCCCGCTGGGCAGGTTGCGCCACAGCACCAGGGCCAACAGCATCAGCAGCCCTGCAGCAACCAGATAAACACTGCGCCAACCCGTCAGGTCGGCCAACCCACCCGCCACCAGGCGCGCCAACAGAATCCCCAGTACCACGCCGCTGGTAACGGTGCCCACGGCCCGGCCTTGCTGACCGGGTGAGGCCAGGCCGGCCGCATGCGCCACCATTACCTGCACCATGACGGCCATCAGCCCGGTGACGGCCAAGGCCAGCAGCAACATCGCCCAGCTGGGCGCCATGCCGACGCCCACCAGCGCCACGGCCGAGAACAGCAACTGGCCCAGCAGCAGGCGTTTACGGTCGATCAGGTCCCCCAGCGGCACGATCAGCAGCAGCCCCAGGGCGTAACCTGCCTGGGTCGCGCCGACGACCCAGCCAATCTGCTGCTGCGCCACGCCCAGGTCGGCAGCCATCGATTCAAGCAAAGGTTGGGCGAAGTACACCGTCGCCACCGCCATGGCGCTGGTGATGGCAAGCAGCAGGGTTATCCCGCGTGTCAGCACAGAAGTCATCGGGCAGGCCTCGTTAAGTTGGTTTCGATTTGAAACCACTTCTGGCTATTTAGCAAATGTAGTTTTAATCTGCAACCAGATATCCAGAACAGGCTTACTTCATGCTCGATGAAAACAATGCGCAATGCCCCGTGGCCCGAGCCCTGGAGGTATTGGGTGATCGCTGGGCGTTGATGATCCTGCGCGACGCATTCGATGGCTTGCGGCGCTTCAGCGAGTTTCAGAAAAACCTGGGGCTGGCGAAGAACATCCTCGCCTCACGGCTCAAGCTGTTGGTGGAAAGTGGGCTACTGATGACACAGCCAGCATCGGATGGCAGTGCGTACAAGGAATATGTACTGACCGAGAAAGGGCGGTCGGTGTTTCCGGTGGTGGTTGGCTTGAGGCAGTGGGGGGAGCGGTATCTGTTTGAGGTGGGTGAGGCGCGTTCGGAGTTGGTGGAAGGGGCTACCGGACAAGCCCTTGAGACTTTACAGGTGCGGACCCAGGATGGGCGGGCCTTGGCAGCAGAGGATTGCCTGCGCAGAGTTGTGCGGCACGGGTGACTTTGGGGCTGCTGCGCAGCCCCAGCGTTATCAGCTTTTACCGAGAAGCTTGGCCAGGCCCTCGACCATCGGCGTCGCCTGCGGAAACTCGAACCGCGCCAGCAACCGCTGGTTATCCGCCCGCGAATGGCGAATATCACCCGAACGCGCCGCCACATGGCTGATCGCCGGCAATTTGCCCACCACCTGCTCCAGTGCCACCAGCAACTGGTTCAGCGAGGTGGCCTGGTTGAGGCCGATGTTCACCGCCCCCTCCTCGACCTGCGGCTGCTCCAGCGCCTGCACCATCACCTGCACCAGGTCACCCACGTAAAGGAAGTCGCGGGTCTGCTCGCCATCGCCAAAGATGGTGATCGGCAAGCCCTGCACGGCACGCTCGCAGAAAATGCTGATTACCCCGGAATACGGCGAGGACGGGTCCTGGCGTGGCCCGAAAATATTGAAGAAGCGGAACACCACCGGCTCCAGCCCATGCTGGCGTCGGTAAAAGTCCAGGTACTGCTCACTGGCCAGCTTGTCCACTGCGTAGGGGGTCAGCGGCGCCTTGGGCGTGTCTTCGGCGATCGACTCACCCTCGCCATTGTTGCCGTACACCGCCGCGCTGGAGGCGAACAACACCCGGCGCAGCCCCTGCACGCGCATGGCTTCGCACACGTTGAGGGTGCCGATGAAGTTGCTCTGGTGGGTACGCACCGGGTCTTCGACCGAGGCCTGCACCGAAGCCACCGCCGCCAGGTGCACCACGGCACTGCAGCCTGCCGCAGCCTGCGTGACCAGCCCCGCGTCGGCGACATCGCCTTCGATCAGTTGCAGCCGTGGGTGGTCAACCTGCAGGTTGCTTCGCCGGCCAGTGGAGAAGTCGTCGAGAATGCGCACGGCGTAGCCTTTGTCCAACAACGCATCGCACAGGTGGGAGCCAATGAAGCCGGCACCGCCGGTGATCAGGATGGGGGCGTCAGCCATGGCGGTAGAACCGGTCAAGTAGGGGCGGCAAGCCAGCGCGCCAGGCACGCGGCTTGATGCCGAAGGTATGAAGGATTTTCTTGCATGCCAGTACGGCGTGCTGCGGCTCTTCGCTGGCGTCCGGCCGCGCGGCATGGGCCTGCGGCGTCGGCGCCTGCACGGCCAGCTGGCGGTACTGGCCTGCTTCGGTAAGGATCGCCTGGCCCAGCGCCAACGGCGTGGTCGCCTCGTTGCCGGCGTAATGGTAGGTGCCCCACAGCGGCGCACTGCAATCGAGTTGCTTGAGCACCGACAGGATCACCCGGGCGGCATCGTCGACCGGTGTCGGGTTGCCCCGCCGGTCATCGGCCAGCAGCAGCTCTTGCGGTTGCTCGGCACGGGTCAGGAAGCGGCCCAGCGACCCGTCGATGCTCTCGTCGAGCAACCAGCCAAAGCGCAGCAATACATGCTGTGGGCAGGCCGCACGCACGCTCTGCTCGATGCGCCAAAGCGCCTGGCCACGCAGGCCCAGCGGCACGGGCTCGTCCTTTTCGCTGTAGGCCGTGGCCCGCGAACCATCGAACACCCGGTAGCTGGAAGGCTGCACCAAGGTGATCTGATGGTGCTGGCACAGCTCTGCCAGCCGCTCCACTGCCCGCTCCTGTTGAGCCAGGCGTTGCTCGCTGACTGACTCGGCCTGGAACCAGTCGAAGTAATAGGCCAGGTTGACCAAGGCTTCGGGGCGGTGATCGTCGAGCAACTGAGTGAGGCTGGCTGGTGTCCAGCCGTTCTCGGGCGGGCGCGGTGCCAGGAAAGTGATGTCCTCCTCGGCCCCAAGACGAATCAGCGCTTGCCCGAGGGCATTGCCACCACCCAACAGCATTAGGCGCATACGCATAGAGTCAGCAGATCCGGAGAGGTTGATGAAGGAAAGGGGTCATTTTGCGGTTTCCGGGCGGGGAAGTCCAACGTCGAGCCTCGTCAAGGCCTCAGGGGGTAGTGGATCTGAAGTTTCACAGGACGACACAGCCCGGCAGAAAAATTTCCTACGACACATCAGGAAAGAGCTGACTTTCCCGCAGAGGCGTAACTGCATTGAATAGTTGACTCTCTTGCTTGCCAGCCAGGGAGCTTCCTCCCAAGAAGTACAAGGAACGTTCAATGTCTCTGATCGAAATCGATTTGACGCTTGTTCTGATACTCGCGCTCGTTGCACTCATGGCCGGCTTTTTCGATGCTATCGCCGGAGGCGGAGGCTTGATCACGCTCCCTGTGCTATTTATCGCCGGTATAGAACCCTTGGCAGCAATTGCGACCAATAAATTCCAAGCCGCTTCGGCGACCGTTTCGGCTACATGTGCTTTCGCCCGTAAAGGCATGATCGACTGGAGGCGGGGCAGTCCAATGGCGGTCATGTCGTTTATCGGAGGGGCTCTGGGGCCTTATCCATAACCTACGTGCCCAAAAGCCTTTTGCAGGCATGCGTCCCACCCTTGCTGATCCTGATCGCAATTTACTTTGCCTTTAGTCCAAAGCCGAATGAGCAGGCGCGCAAGGCGAAGTTATCGACTAGCCTGTTCTGCGTAACGGTTGCGCCAATCATTGGGTTTTATGACGGTATCTTTGGCCCCGGCGTCGGCTCGTTCTTCATGCTGGCCTGCGTAGTTCTACTAGGCCAGCAGCTGATACAGGCCGTGTGCACCAGCAAGCTTTTGAACGCAGCCTGCAACCTGGGCGCGTTGTCAGTCTTTTTACTCAGCGGAGCGATCATCTGGCCGCTGGCGCTGGCAATGGCGATTGCCGCCTTTCTGGGTGCACAACTAGGTGCGCGCTGCGCAGTTCGTTTCGGCTCTCGCCTCATAAAGCCGTTGCTGGTCAGTGTCTGCATCATCATGGCATTCAAACTACTGCTCGACACGGGCAATCCACTCGGCGAATGGCTTGATCAGTTTTTCTAGAGGGCGCCATGCACGTGCAAAAGGGATCTTCTCAGCGTCTGAAATGGCAATTTGACGAACCCGCCCCAGGCAGAGAACTGTTTATCAACGAAGCGTTTGGGAACTACCAGCAGCAAGCCCGGTTGCTGGTACCTGATACCGAACGCTCAGCGCCGGCATTCGTGCTGGGTGGCGCGCGCTCGGACTTTACCCGGCTCAACCCACTGCTCTATCGGTTGCAAGCCGCTGGCATCGGGTCGCTCACTGGCAATCTTTCTGGTCACAGCCTCGCCAGCGAGCCAGGTGCAGTGGCACCGTCACTGGCGACCAACCTCGAAGAGGCACAGCGGTTTCATACGCATATCGCACCTCGATGCCGAACACTGATCGGCCACAGCCTGGGCGCGGCAATCACGCTGAAACTTGCAGCACGGTTGCCGCAAGTGGACAGCATCGTGTTGATCTGCCCGGCAGTTTATCCAGATGATGCCCACCGGGCGCCGTTTGGCCCGGCATTTACCGCGGCCATCAGCAAGCCCTACGGCTTTCTGGACAGCGACAGCTACGCCTTCCTCAAGCAGTTCCAAGGCAGAGTGCTGATGGTGATTGGCGAGTATGACGGGCTCAACTCACAACGATTTGGCAAAAACCCGGGGACCAGTGCAGGTAGCCTGTGGCTGGCCGGTGCCGAGCGCTACAGCCCGATTCCTGAAGAAGTTACCCAGGCCCTGATGCAATCAGTTCCAGCAACGCGCTTTCAATGCCTGTTTCTGACCGACTGCGACCATGGCATCGCAGCCCACTTACGCAGTACGCCAGCGATTGCGGATCAGGTTGCCAGCGCCGTGGAGGCTTTCATCCTCGAAGACGCCTGACAGTTTGAGCATTACTCGATCTCGAACAGACTGTTACGTAACGGCCCCACGCTCAAGCGCTCCCGTACATCATCATCTATACGTGGATCGTCCGGCCGGTACAGTTTCACCTGCCGATAGGCATTGATGCGATTGATCTCCTCTCCCAGGAATTCCCACACCACACGGGTACAAGCCGGGTTACGCCGGTCGCCGCTGGAAACCCCGGCCTTGAGGCCATTGAGGCGGGTAATGCGGCTCTTGAAGCTGGGGATGAGGATGGTCTGGCTCATTTCGTTGAAGGTGAGCGACTCGTAATCAATCAGAAACACCCGGTCCTGCAACTGGAACGCAGCGCCCAGGTAGCGGCAACGCACCTCGGCATGCTGGTCGTTGCCGCTTGAACGTTCCTGGCGCTCCTGGCGCTCGAACAGGAAGCGGCCGCGCTCCTCCCATAGGTGCACCAGCGAGACCAGGATCGTGCCCGGCACCGACATGCAGTTGG
This window harbors:
- a CDS encoding alpha/beta hydrolase, with translation MHVQKGSSQRLKWQFDEPAPGRELFINEAFGNYQQQARLLVPDTERSAPAFVLGGARSDFTRLNPLLYRLQAAGIGSLTGNLSGHSLASEPGAVAPSLATNLEEAQRFHTHIAPRCRTLIGHSLGAAITLKLAARLPQVDSIVLICPAVYPDDAHRAPFGPAFTAAISKPYGFLDSDSYAFLKQFQGRVLMVIGEYDGLNSQRFGKNPGTSAGSLWLAGAERYSPIPEEVTQALMQSVPATRFQCLFLTDCDHGIAAHLRSTPAIADQVASAVEAFILEDA
- a CDS encoding outer membrane beta-barrel protein: MNKSLLGASLVALALAAPAAHAYQAGDMILRAGAITTAPNESSGDLKFDGNKVSGTKATLDSDTQLGLTFAYMLTDHIGLELLAATPFKHTVGVKGLGGGLDGKLADIKQLPPTLSLQYYPMEPNSRFQPYAGVGINYTLFFDEDLSSARKQQGFSNLKLQDSVGIAGQLGMDYMLTDNLLVNASVWYVDIDTKASVNGPTALGYSKTKVNVEVDPWVYMVGLGYKF
- a CDS encoding helix-turn-helix transcriptional regulator, which encodes MSDHFATNLKLACSHYRSISEVCRQLSINRAQFNKYLSGQSRPTAFNLKRIGDFFGVEDYELNLPAEQFSRLIGARVSTLAEQPSDPISELFRPLHDHAGNLSRYCGYYFEYSNCMSVPGTILVSLVHLWEERGRFLFERQERQERSSGNDQHAEVRCRYLGAAFQLQDRVFLIDYESLTFNEMSQTILIPSFKSRITRLNGLKAGVSSGDRRNPACTRVVWEFLGEEINRINAYRQVKLYRPDDPRIDDDVRERLSVGPLRNSLFEIE
- a CDS encoding NAD-dependent epimerase/dehydratase family protein, producing MADAPILITGGAGFIGSHLCDALLDKGYAVRILDDFSTGRRSNLQVDHPRLQLIEGDVADAGLVTQAAAGCSAVVHLAAVASVQASVEDPVRTHQSNFIGTLNVCEAMRVQGLRRVLFASSAAVYGNNGEGESIAEDTPKAPLTPYAVDKLASEQYLDFYRRQHGLEPVVFRFFNIFGPRQDPSSPYSGVISIFCERAVQGLPITIFGDGEQTRDFLYVGDLVQVMVQALEQPQVEEGAVNIGLNQATSLNQLLVALEQVVGKLPAISHVAARSGDIRHSRADNQRLLARFEFPQATPMVEGLAKLLGKS
- a CDS encoding sugar nucleotide-binding protein, producing MRMRLMLLGGGNALGQALIRLGAEEDITFLAPRPPENGWTPASLTQLLDDHRPEALVNLAYYFDWFQAESVSEQRLAQQERAVERLAELCQHHQITLVQPSSYRVFDGSRATAYSEKDEPVPLGLRGQALWRIEQSVRAACPQHVLLRFGWLLDESIDGSLGRFLTRAEQPQELLLADDRRGNPTPVDDAARVILSVLKQLDCSAPLWGTYHYAGNEATTPLALGQAILTEAGQYRQLAVQAPTPQAHAARPDASEEPQHAVLACKKILHTFGIKPRAWRAGLPPLLDRFYRHG
- a CDS encoding helix-turn-helix domain-containing protein, yielding MLDENNAQCPVARALEVLGDRWALMILRDAFDGLRRFSEFQKNLGLAKNILASRLKLLVESGLLMTQPASDGSAYKEYVLTEKGRSVFPVVVGLRQWGERYLFEVGEARSELVEGATGQALETLQVRTQDGRALAAEDCLRRVVRHG
- a CDS encoding MFS transporter, translating into MTSVLTRGITLLLAITSAMAVATVYFAQPLLESMAADLGVAQQQIGWVVGATQAGYALGLLLIVPLGDLIDRKRLLLGQLLFSAVALVGVGMAPSWAMLLLALAVTGLMAVMVQVMVAHAAGLASPGQQGRAVGTVTSGVVLGILLARLVAGGLADLTGWRSVYLVAAGLLMLLALVLWRNLPSGQPPLQRSGYRAMLVSQWRLYREDRLLRQRGVFGVLIFAAFSVLWSTMVMPLSAAPLALSHTEIGLFGLAGVAGTLAASRAGRLADQGLGERTTGLALAVLTLSWLPTAFIGHSLLVFVLGVLMLDFAVQAVHVTNQTLLLAGRGAMASRLIGAYMCCYSLGSGLGAVLASWVHAHWGWAAVCGLGMAISATALGYWLWLQRARAAEAALQCSGQNL